The Streptomyces sp. NBC_01298 genome contains the following window.
GCGTGGTTTTCCGGCGGATTTTGCGAAGCGTTGGTGAAGTTGAAACGGCGTGGAGGATCATACAAGAGAGATATCTACCCGCGTAGAAATTTCCTCCAGGTACGCTGAGGGAACCGCCTTCGCACCAACCACCTCATCGGGAGTGCCAGTGGCACGCGTCGTAGTCGACGTCATGCTCAAGCCGGAGATCCTCGACCCCCAGGGCCAGGCGGTGCAGCGTGCACTGCCGCGCCTGGGCTTCGAAGGGATCGCCGACGTCCGTCAGGGGAAGCGCTTCGAACTGGAGGTGGAGGGAC
Protein-coding sequences here:
- the purS gene encoding phosphoribosylformylglycinamidine synthase subunit PurS, translated to MPVARVVVDVMLKPEILDPQGQAVQRALPRLGFEGIADVRQGKRFELEVEGPVDQAALDRIHKMAETFLANTVIEDFTVKVEA